A single region of the Epinephelus moara isolate mb chromosome 16, YSFRI_EMoa_1.0, whole genome shotgun sequence genome encodes:
- the rhoab gene encoding rho-related GTP-binding protein RhoA-B — MAAIRKKLVIVGDGACGKTCLLIVFSKDQFPEVYVPTVFENYVADIEVDGKQVELALWDTAGQEDYDRLRPLSYPDTDVILMCFSIDSPDSLENIPEKWTPEVKHFCPNVPIILVGNKKDLRNDEHTRRELAKMKQEPVKGEDGREMSSRIAAFGYMECSAKTKDGVREVFEMATRAALQARRGKKSNKCVVL, encoded by the exons ATGGCAGCCATCCGTAAGAAGTTGGTAATAGTGGGGGATGGAGCTTGTGGGAAGACCTGCCTTCTGATTGTCTTCAGCAAGGACCAGTTCCCCGAGGTCTACGTCCCCACCGTGTTTGAGAACTACGTTGCTGACATAGAGGTGGACGGCAAACAG gTGGAGTTGGCTCTCTGGGATACTGCGGGTCAGGAGGACTATGACAGGCTGAGACCTCTCTCCTATCCAGACACTGACGTCATCCTCATGTGCTTCTCCATAGACAGCCCTGACAGTTTGG AAAACATTCCAGAGAAGTGGACCCCAGAGGTCAAACACTTCTGTCCCAACGTTCCCATCATCCTGGTAGGAAACAAGAAGGACCTGCGCAATGATGAGCACACACGCCGAGAGCTGGCCAAGATGAAGCAG GAGCCAGTCAAGGGGGAAGATGGTCGGGAAATGTCTAGCCGGATTGCAGCATTCGGTTACATGGAGTGCTCTGCTAAGACCAAGGACGGTGTGCGGGAGGTGTTCGAGATGGCCACCAGGGCGGCACTGCAGGCCCGCCGCGGAAAGAAGAGCAATAAATGTGTCGTGCTGTAA